A single region of the Lysinibacillus sp. B2A1 genome encodes:
- a CDS encoding flap endonuclease: MMTTKPKLLIVDGMALLFRSFFASAAMGHYIRLADGTPTNGAQGFVRHVLTAQSIMRPTHLAVCWDMGAHTFRNELFDGYKANRPSPPDEMLPQFDMAKNLSQQIGWQNFGVKGMEADDLIGSMITKWQDEADITVISGDKDLLQLLRPSTEIAFTKKGYTEYDVYTDTRFKEEYGIEPIQFAQVKAFMGDTSDGYPGVKGIGPKQALTLIQTYGSIANVLTSLDELKPGQRTKIQENVDMLKLSHELATIQTNIPIDAEFSHLMVPNYEPQLFKEIEERGFTLIAKQARSLYTLI; encoded by the coding sequence ATGATGACAACGAAACCAAAATTACTGATTGTTGATGGCATGGCGCTTTTATTCCGCTCATTCTTTGCCTCAGCTGCAATGGGGCATTATATTCGTCTTGCTGATGGTACGCCGACTAATGGTGCCCAAGGATTTGTGCGTCATGTATTAACCGCACAATCTATCATGAGACCGACCCATCTTGCTGTTTGTTGGGATATGGGTGCACATACATTTCGCAATGAATTATTTGATGGCTATAAGGCAAATCGACCTTCACCACCAGATGAAATGCTACCGCAATTCGATATGGCGAAAAATTTATCCCAGCAAATAGGCTGGCAAAATTTCGGTGTTAAGGGGATGGAGGCTGACGATTTAATTGGCTCAATGATTACGAAATGGCAGGATGAGGCTGATATTACCGTAATTAGTGGAGATAAGGATTTACTGCAGCTTTTAAGACCATCAACAGAAATTGCTTTTACGAAAAAAGGCTATACAGAGTATGATGTATATACAGATACGCGCTTTAAAGAGGAGTATGGCATTGAGCCAATTCAATTTGCACAGGTTAAGGCCTTTATGGGGGATACGAGTGATGGCTACCCAGGAGTTAAAGGCATTGGACCAAAGCAGGCACTTACACTTATTCAAACATATGGATCCATTGCAAATGTACTAACATCATTAGATGAATTAAAGCCAGGTCAACGGACGAAAATCCAAGAAAATGTAGACATGCTAAAGCTATCACACGAGCTTGCAACTATTCAAACGAATATTCCAATTGATGCAGAATTCTCACATCTCATGGTACCGAACTATGAGCCGCAATTGTTTAAAGAAATTGAGGAACGTGGTTTTACATTAATAGCCAAGCAGGCACGTTCATTGTATACACTAATTTAA